The region AGTATGAGAAAAAGACCGCTGCCTGAGCATACCGCGTCAAATCGCTACATACTACCGCAAAACACCCACACATGAGGCAAAAATATACATTTCATTACTATCCATACCACCCATGCAATTTTACTCCctcacacacacacacgTCTTTAAATCTTAATCCCCTCCAAAATCGGCTTTGCCTCATCACTCTTCCACCATCCACCCTCACCACCCGGGAAACTAAACTTATCCATACTCTCGGGCTTCATCTCAACCGAATACCCAGGATCCATGGGTGTAACATAATATCCACCCTCAATCCGACTAGGGTGGAAAAAGTGCTCATGCAAATGATCCACATACTCCAGCACACTCTTCTTGCCACTGACAACAACATAGTCAATCGTACTGAGATGCTGCGTGTACTCTGGCAGGCCAACGCCGCCGCTGTGTGGCACAATGGGGATGTTGAATTTTGCGGCCATGAGAAGTACGGCGATGACTTCGTTTACGCCGCCGAGACGGCAGGCGTCGATTTGGCAAATGTCGATAGCGCCCGACGCGAGGAATTGCTTAAACATTACGCGGTTTTGGCACATTTCGCCGGTTGCGACGCCGATGTTGTAGGGTTTGAGGGCTTGGCGGATGGCTTTGTGTCCGAGGACTGTGTTTGCGTGTTAGTAAAGTCTCCAACAGATAGAATGATAGAAGAGGGGGAGAGAAGGGAACTTACCATCATCAGGACTCGTCGGTTCCTCAATAAACCACGGTTTAAACTCTGCCAATTGTTTCATATGCTCAATTGCTTCGGGCACACTCCACACTTGGTTCGCATCAACCATGAGCACATTCCCCTTGTCGAAGCCAATAATCTCCCGTGCAATACTTAGTCGTTGTTTATCTTGTGCCAGATCTCCTCCAACCTTGAGTTTGAAATGCTTGTACCCCTTTGCTAGCGTCTCCTTCAACAACCCTCTCATCTTATCTTCTCCGTAACCCAGCCATCCTGCCGACGTAGTATACGCCGGCACAGCCTTTGAATCCAACGCCTCCTGTAACCGCTCCTTCTTGCCCGCCTCAGCCTTGGTCAGAATCTCAAGCGCCTCCTCGGGCGTCAGTGCATCGGTGATGTAGCGGAAGTCGATCAAGTCGACGATTTGTTGGGGCGTCATGTCGGCGACGATGCGCCAGACGGGCTGGCCGAGCGACTTTGCCCAGAGGTCCCAGATGGCGTTTACCACGGCGCCGAGAGCGAGGTGGATGACACCCTTTTCGGGCCCGATCCAGCGGAGTTGCGAGTCGTTTACTAGGTGGCGCCATGTCTTGCCCCAGTTTGCGACGAGCGAGTCGAGCGTGTGGCCTTTGATGCGGTCGGCGAGGTAGGCGATGGCTGTGCAGACGATTTCGTTGCCGCGGCCGATTGTGAAGGTCTGTGTATATATATTAGATTGCGTTGCATATCATAACTTCTTGCGAGGGTAGTTCATTTGGGTGGTGGTTGAAAAAACTGTATCGAGAGATGGGGTGTATGAGGTGTGGTGTGGAATCAACATCCACCAGCACCACAACTCTCCCAATGCAACCACATCATGTACAAAGAAACAATTCTACTCACCATGCCATGGCCCTTGAACTCAGAGTCTGTATGCAGAATGCAGTAAGCAGAAGAATAGTCTCCCGCCGCATTCATAGCATCGGAACCAGTCTTATCCAGAGATGTCTACCATCCACTCATCAGCACACCTGTTCCTACCAAAACCCTTCCTTTTCATACATACCGGGAACCGAACATCCCTCGTCTCCGCACCTGTGATAGTGATAACCATGATTGTGTGCAACGCTACGCTGGTGTAACGTGCTGCTCAGAGTTTCTCGGAATGCTCGGAATAGTATAGCAAGTACCCCGCGACACGTTGTCAAGTTGATACAACAAGTTGCAATTGAGAAACAAGAACAAGAAAGGATTTCAGTTTGATACGATATATAGTGAGATCTGGACTTCTATTTATCTGTTCGAAAAAATCCAACCACGTAACCCGCTCCACTCCAGTCCCAGGCAGCTCGACCCAAAGCCAGCTGCCTCTCCAGCCATCGTGAGCCCTGAACCCCGCAATGCCCCTCATCATTCGTGGAAGAAAGCACTTCCGCCAGTCCCCCAGTCAGTAAGACCCGCTCCTTCCTGTCAATGGGGGAAAGTGGAAAATTAGGGGCTACGAGAATGGACGGTTTCGGGCAATTTATTTGCCTCACACGTGAGCATATGCTGGATGAATTCCGTTCAGGGTTCTACAAAGTTGTCTTGGGTCCCTAGTCTGGTGTGCTTGGTTACGTACCCGAGGGCTGAAGCACTTAGCCGAGAAGCTTGGGTTTAGACGACGCGTGAGGAGGTTTATACGAGACGAGTGGCCGACTACGTGGGGGTCGCTGTTGTGCAGAAGGAGTAGTGCTACCGACGGAACTTACTCGTGACTTACCGTGAACGATTGGTTATCATCACTTACCAGCCGCAGCATGAAACATTCGATGTAGAACATCAAGATCCAGCTGTATGTGTACGAGCGTGAATACAAACCAATATACACTCATCGATCAAAACTTCAACCCTGCATCAAGATAGAGTGAGCATCATACGAATGAACACTGTAGGTTAGTACTTGCGACTGAAATTGAACGGACGGACCTGGTATGATGATCGATTCCACACCCATTATCTACTTTCGTACCGTGATGCAAGATCCCGAGGACCCTACGTCGCGTCAATAGCTACTCGGAGAAGACCGCCCATATACTCACTCGCCCGTACCGTAGATTTCCCGTAGAAGGTTGACCCGTAGAGACCGCAATGCTGTCCGTTGTCTGTATGAACGTAAGACTACATACTTATTTGATACCTCTCTTCTCCGTCTCGCTGTAGTAGATGACAATACGCCAGAGCTTCTTGACAAGAGACTCAGCTTCCTCGTCGAGGGCCTAGGGAAACTGTTAGCAACATGTGAAAGATAGAGGGGTGGACGACCAGATACTCACTCCTTCCAAGTTCTCCACCAGGGCCTGAGGTCCGCGCCTGTCTTTCAGATAGTCCACAATGACATCGACAACCATTTCTTCCTGTAGACCCATGATCTCGAGAACCTTGTTTCCAGCCCAGTCCTTGATGTCCTTGTCGATGGTCTTCTCAGGTAGATGATCCCAAGAGACAGGCCACTTCCACAAGCCTTCCTTGTCAGTAGGAATGTCGCGCGCAAGCTGTCGCTGGCCTTCGAGAATTTCCTCCTGCGTGAGGTTGGCGCGGACAGCGGTATCGAAGTTGATAGGAACAAGAGTGCGCTTCTTAGTACCGGGCTGATCGGTAATTTCTTCGTCTTCGAGAAGGTTTTCGACGTCGGCAGCTGTGCGGCGAGGAGCAGCAGTCTGTTCGAGCTTCTTTGTGGCGGCACCCAGAGAGATCTTGAAATGTGAGGCGGGCTCGCGCTGTTCCTCCTTGCGCATGATTTCTTCGCCCTGCTCTTCCAGGAATGCATCGGCCTGACCACGAGCATGATCCTTTTGCTTCTTTTGTGTCGCGAGTTCACGTCGTTCTTGGTCCCGATCCGCGGCATCTTCCTTGGCTTCTTGACTACGATACTTTTCGCGCGCACGGATCCAATCGCTGTGGTCGCGGTAGTAGAGATCGCGCCTGGAAGCTGCTTGTTCATCGTCGTCGTACTCTCGGAGGAACTTTGCCTGTTCCGCGCGTGCTTTCTCGCGCTCCGCATCCTTGTTCTTAAAGTTCTCGTTTGTACGCTCGAGTGAGGCGACAGTACGACGCTCTGTGTTGAGCCATCGAGAAAGCTGTTTCCTATACGCTTCGTCGGCCTCCTCACTTCGCTTCTTCTGGCGACGGCGTTCAAGCTCAGAGTCGCTGGCTGaatcatcatcatcctcgcGGTCAATGTAGGTACCATTGTTGATAGCACCACCGTTGACAAAGTTTACGCCACCTTGATAATCGCGGGGAAACTGGGAGTTTTTAGGTCCACTCGGTGCGCCTTGAACTCCACGCTCAGCACGCGGACCTAGTGGCACTCCGTTGGCACCGCCAGGTCCAGTAGGCGCAGAAGGAGGGGGCGAAGTGCGCCTCCCACTACGGCGGCGCTCTTCCTGCTCaacctcttcctccttcCTCAGGCGTTCGCGATCGCGCTGGTTCGAACGGTCGCGGAAGGCTGCGATCTCAGCGGCAACAATCTCTCGCATCTCCGCAGGGATATCCGCAAGCTCATCCTCCCCATTGGCGAGGTTGACGAAAGCGACCTCCACATCCTCGCCATCTTGGGTTTGCGCATCTTGCATCATTGTGTCTCCAGCGTAGTCCATGGTGGCCGCGTTGGGTGGGTTGAAGAAGCTCGCGAGAACTTGGGAAAGTGCTTCCTTCGCACTGTCAAGGCGAAATTGGACAGTGGCCTCGTCTTCGTTTCTCGTCTTGCTCCATTCCTCTGCGTACTTGATCGAGGCATCGTCGACCATAAAGTGCAGTTTTGTGGTCTCGACCTCTTGCTCCTCTTCGCCTTCCTCCTTCTTGGCCTTGCCGGGCTTTTGGCGCTTCGTAGGTACGTGCACATCTTTGAAGATCTCGGCGGCCGTCTCCAGGCTCTGCGCGTCCCCAAACTCGGCGAAACCGAATGTCTGAGGTTTGTTGTTCGCATCGGTTGCCCTTGTCCAGCGGGCTAGCTTTCCAGCAGTCTCGAGAATGCGCTCCATACCCTCATCACCACCAACACCATCGGGGATGTTGCCAACAAATATTGTCCTTGCAATCTCCTCGCGACTGGGTGGGATGACCTGCATGGGACCGTCTCGGCGATCGCCGTCCCTATCCATACCGAGTCCACGGCGAGCGGGTGGTGCTGCATTATCCCTCCGTCCGCCTGCATGGCTATCAGCAGCTCCGCTCCGACCTCCCTGCGTTCCCAAGCGAATGACGGGCGCGTTGAAGTTGAAGTTGGGCATGTTGGCAGGCGCTTGCCATCCTGAGGGTAGAGCGCGCGGTCCGTTCATTGTCGGTGGGACTTGAGCGTTCGCGACACCTGGAGGAGCTGCGACGCCGGGAGGGGGTGCGGCAGCGCCTGGCGGACCTGAGAATTGTTAGCATATATTCATGTATATAAAATGACTACTTACCCATTCCAGGTGGTGCCATGCCAGGCGGACCTGCTGCAAAGCCCGGGGGGCGGTTGTAGCCGGGGGCACCTGCGAATGATTAGCTGGCTTCGCGTCACAATTACTGATGGACATACCGGGATAGCCGTACATGTCGACTAGCTATACGGTCGCAAATTAGGGAGGAGAAATCGAGATAAGTGAGAGAGTAAACAACCCAAGTGGTTGTCGCGTGCTGTGGTAAGCAACGACAGATACAAAGTCCGAACAGAATTGAAGCTACAAAAGCGCTCGGACCACGAACCCGCCGACAAATTTGGGAGCCGCAACTGCATGACCTTCACATTCATCGGAGCAACCTCGCACACACAATTGCCCGGCCACCAACACTCCAACAACTACCTCTTGGATGTCGCTGCTGTAATCCACCTAGATAACATACCATGGCATCCAGATCGCTGGGCGAGCTCATGCTCCGCCCCTCCACATTGACACGGATACCGTATGCACAACGGATAACCACACCATCATGGACATGTCAACGAGCGCTATCCAATACCCCACAGCCATCCGCACAACCGGCACCCAAATCCGACGAGGAGCAATTCATCCCCGAGTCGGAAGCCCAGCGACCACAAGGCCAATACACGCCCGAGTTCGAGGCCGCAAGACCTCAACCACGACCCCAAGCCAGCCAAGCAAAAGACACGCGAAGTCTCGACAGTCTCTTTGCTGGAATACCCAGAGATCGGGCTCCACCGTCGTACGTGCCGCAAGGCGGTACGCCAAACCCACAATCCAAACCTCGTCTGTTTGGCGCAGGAACTTTCGCAAGCAGTAACAGCATGAGGCCGAGCCGTAAGCCCAGCCTGTCATTTGATGATATGGATTTGCCGCCGGATTCGATACTGAACCCTTCACTTGCCAACAAGCCGTCTGATGCGGCGTCGCTCGCTGTCCAGCAGGAGAATATATTTGCTCAGTACCCCCGCTTGAACCCCGCGTACGGGCGCTCGGTGGATCTGGATAATTCCCGTGGGCGGGATATTGTGAGGGGGATTGGTATGCTGGGTAGTTTGATGGCAAGAAACAAGGTCAAAAGGGACTTCAACAAGCAAAGATACCATGAACGAGGGGGGTTGAAGAGGAAACGGTTGGCATCCGAGAGGTGGAGAGCAAGGTTCATGGTGGGCTTCAAAGCAGTCACGCATCGTGTCACTCAATTAACGAGGAAGGGATGGTAAATATGACACGTTAGACAGAGCCCTGTATATTGGGAGAGTCAACCGGGGTGTACATACATTCTGCACTATATCTGCATCTGCGCAAATCTCGCAGTAAATGCTTCTCGACTTGATATACACTGCACCCAAACATCAAATCCCTCAATCAACCCTCTTCCCACCGCCTCCATAGCCATATCCGCCCAAACCATACCCACTCCCCATACTCGCAACCCTCCCATTAGAAACCGGCAGTCCATATCCACTCCCGCCATTCCCAAAGCCCCTGCCACCCCCATTCATCCTCTCCGTCGCATACCTCTTTAGCCTTCGCGGCAACTCCACGCCCCTAAAATAAACCACGCAAACCGCCGCACTCGCCACGGCACTGAGGAAGCAATAGACCAGCGTTGATGTATAAATATGTCCTCCATACCCTGACCACCCCGGCGGCAGCGTAGTACTAGGATACCACCGCACGCTAAACTGCAAATTCAACTCATCCCCAATCGTAATCTTTGTATTCCGCGTATGCGAACTAACACTATACGCCGTCGCTGCATCCACAGTCCCCTTGCTCACACTCTTCGGACTCGCATGCACCAGCAGGTTCAAGTAATTCCCCACGTGCAAGTGGCTCAGTTGCAGTGTTCCCGCCAGCGCAATCACAAGCGGCGTGTACATTGTGCTTTGGGAACCTAGCACACCTTCCTGCGTCGACTCGTCTGAGACGCGGTACGTTTTTTCGAAGACTGAGGGAGGTAGTGGTTTGGACGGAATGCGGCAGGAAAGGGGCGCGTCGTTGTGGATGTAGAATTCGAGAAGGTGGAAGAATTCGTCCGTTATGAAGGGGATTGTACAGTTTATCTCGCCTTCGTGGCCGAAGAAGAGTTGCAGGGGGGCTTTGGTTTCGGCGCAGACGGGGAATGGTATGTATTGAAGGTGACCGGCGGCATCTACTATCTGTGGGGATTGTTAGTCTGGCTGTTCTGATGTCGTTGGATTGGTGTGAAGCGTTGTTTGTGGCGCACTTTGTCTTTCTAGGTGCGAGGAAGACGGCACACTATAGGTTGCAGCTGGCGAGGTAAAGGATAGATACGTACGTGTTCACCAGTTTCTCTATCGAGTTTGTTAGTCACTGCAGACAACTCGTGTTGTAGGATCAATTGACTTACATGGTCCTGTTCAGACAGCTCACTGGAATTGGTTCTCCGGGATTATACCCTCGCGCTTCTTCCATGCTCTTCATTGGCTCCTGTCCACTCAATGCTGTCGCAAGGGAAGACCAGAAGGCGAACAGCGCAACCGTAGGCAGCCATGATGGCGCCTGTGTTTTTCTGGTCATGATGAAGGCGACAATAACGAGCAAGATTGATGGACGGAGAATTATTATCGGAACTGGGAGCGAAAGACAGGGTTTAGCGTATAGGCATTGCGGTTGTGGTGGACCGTGTTGGTGTGGTGACCATGTGTCAACTTTGGACATGTGCGTTCGAGTACGAAGTTCCTTGGCCTGTGCCCCAGAGCACTCCCGCTTCAACTCCGCATTCCACGCGAGGGCCGTCCTATCATCTCTTGGATACAATACCCTGATTGCGTACATGGTCATTCTAGTGTTGTAGTATAGGGATATTATAGTGCACGAGAAAGACCGGTTTCTAATAAATCTAATGAAGTCTTTGTATCACTCAACTTGACCGCGGTGATTGGTGACTCAAAACTGCAGAGGTACATATATGTTCATTCTTATGTATATATATTGGTATCATCTTGGGATACTTCAGGATTTCCTCCTTCTTCTACCTATTATTCATGAGGTCATTTAGCCATTACAGCCAATCCCGGCACTTCCGTGAGCCGCTTACAAAGTAGACTTCTTCTTGAAAGCATTGATGAGGCCGCTCGTGCTGGCATCATGGGCAGTAGACTCCTTGTCGTCGTCGAGCTCAGCCTGGATCTTCTTGGCAAGCGACTTTCCAAGTTCAACACCCCACTGGTCGAAGCTGTTGATGTTCCAGATGGCGCCCTCGGTGAAGGTGAGGTGCTCGTAGTAGACAATCAGAGCACCAAGAGTGGCTGGGGTGATCTTGTCGGCAAGAATGGAGGTAGTGGGGCGGTTGCCCAAGAAGGTCTTGTGGGCAACCAGCTCCTCAGGGGCGCCCTCAGCCTTGACCTCATCAGGGGTCTTGCCGACCATGAGAGCCTCGGCCTGGGCGAAGAAGTTAGACGCAAGCATCTTCTGGTGCTTGTTGTTCTCTACAGGGTTGTGGCTCTTGGCAGCGAGAATAAAGTCGGTGGGGATGAGCTTGGTGCCCTGGTGGAGGAGCTGGTAGAAGGAGTGCTGGGCGTTGGTGGCTGGCTCGCCGAAGAGGATGGGGCCAGTAGTGTACTTGACGTAGTCTCCGCTGCGGGTAATGGCCTTACCGTTCGACTCCATGGACAGTTGCTGGAGGTAGGCAGGGAACCTGTGCATGTACTGGTCGAAGCTGAGACAATGTTAGATAAAGTACAACTGAGTACGTTCTGAACTTACGGAGAGACAAGGTGTGTCTGGGCACCGAAGAAGTCCGAGTACCATACACTTAGCAGACCACCAATGACGGGGATGTTCTGCTCTAGAGGAGTCTCCTTGAAGTGCTTGTCCATGGCATGGGCACCAGCGAGAAGTTGGTGGAAGTTGTCGAAACCAATGTAGAGAGCGACGCTCAAACCGATGGCGCTCCAGACACTGTAACGTCCACCGACCCAGTCGGAGAAACCGAACATGTTCTTCTTGTCAATACCAAACTTGGTGACCTCCGCCTCGTTGGTGGAGAGAGCCACAAAGTGCTTGGCAATGTCCTCTTGCTTTGCGCTCTTCAAGAACCATGACTTGGCAGTGTTGGCGTTGGTGACTGTCTCGGCGGTGGTGAAGGTCTTGGAAGCAATGAGGAAGAGCGATGTCTCCGGGTTGGAGTCTTTCAGGGCCTCTGCGATGTGGGTACCGTCAATGTTGGAGACGAAGTGGATCTTGAGGTCGCGCTGGGAGTAAGCCT is a window of Pyrenophora tritici-repentis strain M4 chromosome 2, whole genome shotgun sequence DNA encoding:
- a CDS encoding L-alanine-DL-glutamate epimerase and related enzyme enolase superfamily; protein product: MVITITGAETRDVRFPTSLDKTGSDAMNAAGDYSSAYCILHTDSEFKGHGMTFTIGRGNEIVCTAIAYLADRIKGHTLDSLVANWGKTWRHLVNDSQLRWIGPEKGVIHLALGAVVNAIWDLWAKSLGQPVWRIVADMTPQQIVDLIDFRYITDALTPEEALEILTKAEAGKKERLQEALDSKAVPAYTTSAGWLGYGEDKMRGLLKETLAKGYKHFKLKVGGDLAQDKQRLSIAREIIGFDKGNVLMVDANQVWSVPEAIEHMKQLAEFKPWFIEEPTSPDDVLGHKAIRQALKPYNIGVATGEMCQNRVMFKQFLASGAIDICQIDACRLGGVNEVIAVLLMAAKFNIPIVPHSGGVGLPEYTQHLSTIDYVVVSGKKSVLEYVDHLHEHFFHPSRIEGGYYVTPMDPGYSVEMKPESMDKFSFPGGEGGWWKSDEAKPILEGIKI
- a CDS encoding Pgi, Glucose-6-phosphate isomerase, which gives rise to MPGFAQASDLNAWSALQDHHQKLGKDIVLKEYFKKDPQRFEKFSRTFKNDAENSEILFDFSKNFITEETLKLLIELAKEAGLEKLRDDMFAGEKINFTENRAVYHVALRNTSNQTMKVDGQSVVEDVNSVLDHMKEFSEQVRSGEWKGYTGKKIDTIINIGIGGSDLGPVMVSEALKAYSQRDLKIHFVSNIDGTHIAEALKDSNPETSLFLIASKTFTTAETVTNANTAKSWFLKSAKQEDIAKHFVALSTNEAEVTKFGIDKKNMFGFSDWVGGRYSVWSAIGLSVALYIGFDNFHQLLAGAHAMDKHFKETPLEQNIPVIGGLLSVWYSDFFGAQTHLVSPFDQYMHRFPAYLQQLSMESNGKAITRSGDYVKYTTGPILFGEPATNAQHSFYQLLHQGTKLIPTDFILAAKSHNPVENNKHQKMLASNFFAQAEALMVGKTPDEVKAEGAPEELVAHKTFLGNRPTTSILADKITPATLGALIVYYEHLTFTEGAIWNINSFDQWGVELGKSLAKKIQAELDDDKESTAHDASTSGLINAFKKKSTL
- a CDS encoding mitochondrial 37S ribosomal protein bS21m, yielding MASRSLGELMLRPSTLTRIPYAQRITTPSWTCQRALSNTPQPSAQPAPKSDEEQFIPESEAQRPQGQYTPEFEAARPQPRPQASQAKDTRSLDSLFAGIPRDRAPPSYVPQGGTPNPQSKPRLFGAGTFASSNSMRPSRKPSLSFDDMDLPPDSILNPSLANKPSDAASLAVQQENIFAQYPRLNPAYGRSVDLDNSRGRDIVRGIGMLGSLMARNKVKRDFNKQRYHERGGLKRKRLASERWRARFMVGFKAVTHRVTQLTRKGW
- a CDS encoding PWI multi-domain protein; this encodes MYGYPGAPGYNRPPGFAAGPPGMAPPGMGPPGAAAPPPGVAAPPGVANAQVPPTMNGPRALPSGWQAPANMPNFNFNAPVIRLGTQGGRSGAADSHAGGRRDNAAPPARRGLGMDRDGDRRDGPMQVIPPSREEIARTIFVGNIPDGVGGDEGMERILETAGKLARWTRATDANNKPQTFGFAEFGDAQSLETAAEIFKDVHVPTKRQKPGKAKKEEGEEEQEVETTKLHFMVDDASIKYAEEWSKTRNEDEATVQFRLDSAKEALSQVLASFFNPPNAATMDYAGDTMMQDAQTQDGEDVEVAFVNLANGEDELADIPAEMREIVAAEIAAFRDRSNQRDRERLRKEEEVEQEERRRSGRRTSPPPSAPTGPGGANGVPLGPRAERGVQGAPSGPKNSQFPRDYQGGVNFVNGGAINNGTYIDREDDDDSASDSELERRRQKKRSEEADEAYRKQLSRWLNTERRTVASLERTNENFKNKDAEREKARAEQAKFLREYDDDEQAASRRDLYYRDHSDWIRAREKYRSQEAKEDAADRDQERRELATQKKQKDHARGQADAFLEEQGEEIMRKEEQREPASHFKISLGAATKKLEQTAAPRRTAADVENLLEDEEITDQPGTKKRTLVPINFDTAVRANLTQEEILEGQRQLARDIPTDKEGLWKWPVSWDHLPEKTIDKDIKDWAGNKVLEIMGLQEEMVVDVIVDYLKDRRGPQALVENLEGALDEEAESLVKKLWRIVIYYSETEKRGIK